The proteins below are encoded in one region of Fimbriimonadaceae bacterium:
- a CDS encoding sigma-54-dependent Fis family transcriptional regulator produces the protein MIVDDELNIRRILEMAFERHGWAAVTAADADEAVAVLSRHAVDCVLTDVTMPGRTGLQLQAEIAERWPETPVVIMTAFGTIPQAVQAIRNGAFEFVTKPFDLDALKKVVGAAMEGSRPTKKPRRGRKAGEAGSSFIAESPAMQEVLDTVRRAADSRATVLVTGESGTGKEVVAKLLHQLSPRAEKPFVAVSCAALPETLLESELFGHEKGAFTGAQAAKPGRFELADEGTLFLDEIGDVPMAIQVKLLRVLQEREFERLGATRPTRVDVRLVTATNRDLQTAVDEGIFRLDLMYRLQVVEIALPPLRERVEDIKPLAEHFLSKISVENDRALAEVSPEALASLTSYSWPGNVRELENTIERAVVLAAKDETVLLPRHLPKTLQAAA, from the coding sequence ATGATCGTCGACGACGAACTGAACATTCGTCGGATCCTGGAGATGGCTTTCGAACGCCACGGCTGGGCCGCAGTGACCGCCGCCGATGCAGACGAGGCTGTCGCCGTTCTGAGCCGTCATGCCGTGGACTGCGTCCTTACGGACGTAACGATGCCGGGCCGGACCGGCTTACAGCTTCAGGCCGAGATCGCCGAGCGGTGGCCGGAAACGCCGGTCGTGATCATGACCGCCTTCGGCACGATCCCGCAAGCGGTCCAGGCGATCCGCAACGGCGCTTTTGAGTTCGTCACGAAACCCTTTGACCTTGACGCCCTGAAGAAGGTCGTCGGAGCCGCGATGGAAGGGAGCAGGCCGACCAAGAAACCGAGGCGGGGACGCAAGGCGGGTGAGGCCGGCTCCAGCTTCATCGCCGAATCCCCTGCGATGCAGGAAGTGCTCGATACGGTTCGACGGGCCGCCGATTCTCGAGCGACCGTCTTGGTCACGGGTGAGAGCGGCACGGGCAAGGAAGTCGTCGCAAAGCTCCTTCACCAGTTGTCACCGCGGGCGGAGAAGCCGTTCGTCGCCGTCTCCTGCGCCGCCCTGCCGGAAACGCTGCTCGAAAGCGAGCTTTTCGGCCATGAGAAGGGGGCATTCACTGGCGCCCAGGCGGCGAAACCGGGCCGCTTTGAACTTGCCGACGAAGGGACCTTGTTCCTCGATGAGATCGGCGATGTCCCGATGGCGATCCAGGTCAAGCTCCTTCGCGTGCTGCAGGAACGCGAGTTCGAGCGCCTCGGCGCTACTCGCCCGACCCGGGTCGACGTCCGTCTGGTCACCGCGACCAACCGTGATTTGCAGACTGCCGTCGACGAGGGCATTTTCCGTCTCGACCTAATGTACAGGCTCCAAGTCGTGGAAATTGCCCTACCCCCGCTTCGGGAGCGGGTCGAGGACATCAAGCCCCTCGCGGAGCACTTCCTAAGCAAAATCAGCGTGGAGAACGACCGCGCTCTGGCCGAAGTCTCGCCCGAGGCCCTTGCCAGCCTTACGTCCTATTCCTGGCCGGGCAACGTGCGTGAACTGGAGAACACGATCGAGCGGGCCGTCGTACTCGCTGCGAAAGACGAGACGGTCCTGCTCCCGCGCCACCTCCCGAAGACCCTGCAAGCGGCGGCGTAG
- a CDS encoding sigma-70 family RNA polymerase sigma factor: MSATAELTADEQTRFEELVAGSYAKVYHLAYRLSGDRNDAEDLTQEAFFRAYRGFPAYEGDKPFENWIFRIVTRLFLDLNRARRRRVKTVSYDAPLRLDSAENSVQFDSPDPAPTPDEAVLRGEIDEKLERSLTYLTPEQRRLVWLADVEGVSYKEIAEMTGAPVGTVRSRLHRAHRRLRQILESFGSGDSAKACPA, from the coding sequence ATGTCCGCAACTGCCGAACTCACCGCTGATGAACAGACCCGCTTCGAAGAGCTGGTCGCGGGGAGCTATGCCAAGGTCTACCACCTGGCATACCGTCTGAGCGGCGATAGGAACGATGCGGAGGACCTTACCCAGGAGGCCTTCTTCCGGGCCTACCGAGGTTTTCCTGCCTACGAAGGCGACAAACCGTTTGAGAACTGGATTTTTCGTATTGTCACGAGGCTCTTCCTTGACCTGAATCGGGCCCGCCGCCGCCGCGTCAAGACAGTCTCCTACGACGCTCCGCTGAGATTGGACTCCGCCGAGAACAGCGTCCAGTTCGACAGTCCTGACCCTGCCCCGACTCCGGACGAGGCGGTCCTACGCGGCGAAATCGACGAAAAGCTCGAGCGGTCGCTGACTTACCTGACCCCGGAACAAAGGCGGCTGGTCTGGCTTGCGGACGTCGAAGGAGTCTCCTACAAGGAGATCGCCGAGATGACCGGCGCGCCGGTGGGCACCGTCCGCTCCCGTCTGCACCGGGCGCACCGCCGTCTGCGCCAGATTCTTGAGTCGTTCGGTTCGGGCGATTCGGCCAAGGCCTGCCCGGCCTGA
- a CDS encoding glycogen synthase, with amino-acid sequence MRILFLSAEVAPYAKVGGLADVAASLPKELRQRGHDVRIVMPAYQMVCRDPRWGSRLVRPQFPVRMNAKTTMLADLYEFEHDDRHVWMIDGDDYFDRIERSQDVYTPSVDAYLFYTMAALQACVVSDWIPDVVHANDWHTGFAPVLMRERFSEFGATGSCYTIHNLAYQGEFGKEVLETVGLPERLWTMDALETWGKVNFIKSGCVFADQVNTVSPTYAREIQTRGFGCNLHGLMRHLDEEGRLRGILNGIDEQRHDPATDPELPAHFSVADPAGKASCRAELIKELRLDIDETTPVMGVVSRLSDQKGFDLIVHGAAGYLSLGTALVVLGTGDPWAANELRRLEERYPGKVRFVEAYNAELAQRIYGGSDMFLMPSAFEPCGLGQMFAMRYGTIPVVRKTGGLADTVFENENGFVFDEKNLGEFVAAIARAVMAFRDPSRWQGIVRRAMEGDYSWAKSAVEYEKLYEDAVAVRKLRVESTPRQA; translated from the coding sequence ATGCGAATTCTTTTCTTGAGCGCCGAGGTTGCTCCTTACGCCAAAGTCGGCGGATTGGCCGACGTCGCCGCCTCCTTACCCAAGGAGCTTCGGCAACGCGGCCATGACGTCCGCATCGTAATGCCGGCTTACCAGATGGTCTGCCGCGACCCCCGATGGGGTAGCCGGCTCGTCCGGCCGCAGTTCCCGGTCCGCATGAACGCGAAGACCACGATGCTGGCGGACCTCTATGAGTTCGAGCACGACGACCGGCATGTCTGGATGATCGACGGGGACGACTATTTCGACCGCATCGAGCGGAGCCAGGACGTCTACACGCCTTCCGTCGACGCTTATCTCTTCTACACGATGGCGGCCCTTCAAGCCTGTGTGGTCTCGGATTGGATCCCGGACGTCGTGCACGCGAACGACTGGCACACCGGTTTCGCCCCTGTCCTCATGCGCGAACGGTTCAGCGAGTTCGGCGCCACCGGAAGCTGTTACACGATCCACAACCTGGCCTACCAGGGCGAGTTCGGCAAGGAAGTCCTGGAAACGGTCGGACTGCCTGAGCGCCTTTGGACCATGGACGCGCTCGAGACCTGGGGCAAGGTGAACTTCATCAAGTCCGGTTGCGTGTTCGCCGACCAAGTCAACACGGTTTCCCCCACCTACGCCCGCGAGATCCAGACTCGGGGCTTCGGCTGCAACCTGCACGGCTTGATGCGGCACCTTGACGAGGAGGGCCGGTTGCGCGGCATCCTCAACGGGATCGACGAGCAGCGCCACGATCCCGCCACCGACCCGGAACTGCCCGCCCACTTTTCTGTCGCCGATCCCGCAGGGAAGGCGAGTTGCCGGGCTGAACTGATTAAAGAGTTGCGGCTAGACATAGACGAAACGACCCCGGTGATGGGCGTTGTCAGCCGCTTGAGCGACCAAAAGGGCTTCGACCTGATCGTCCACGGCGCGGCTGGCTACTTGAGCCTGGGAACGGCGCTGGTCGTACTCGGAACGGGCGATCCTTGGGCTGCAAACGAGTTGCGCCGCCTAGAAGAGCGTTACCCCGGGAAAGTTCGATTTGTTGAAGCTTACAACGCGGAGCTTGCACAAAGGATTTATGGGGGAAGCGACATGTTCCTGATGCCGAGCGCGTTCGAGCCCTGCGGCCTGGGACAGATGTTCGCGATGCGATACGGCACCATCCCTGTCGTCCGTAAAACGGGGGGACTTGCCGACACGGTCTTTGAGAACGAGAACGGGTTCGTCTTCGATGAGAAGAACCTTGGCGAATTCGTCGCGGCCATCGCTCGAGCGGTCATGGCTTTCCGCGACCCTTCGCGCTGGCAAGGCATCGTCCGCCGAGCGATGGAAGGCGACTACAGCTGGGCGAAGAGCGCGGTCGAATACGAGAAGCTGTACGAAGACGCGGTCGCGGTGAGGAAGCTCCGCGTCGAATCGACTCCGCGTCAAGCCTGA
- the queG gene encoding tRNA epoxyqueuosine(34) reductase QueG, whose protein sequence is MAGIKDEVVRRAQAEGFDLVGVCAAEAPATWPQYAEWVAKGFHGEMTYLAKSLDLRKDLEGLLPGARSVLAFALNYNQPNPPVNGVPRIARYALGRDYHKVLRSKLKRIGTWLEERETCRWRVCVDSAPILEREFAHRAGLGWFGKNSMLINSQRGSWFLIGLLLTSLSLEPDRPAIGGCGRCRACIDACPTGCIVFEDGRWQIEARRCISYLTIEKKGDIDPELKGLVGDWTFGCDVCQEVCPFNQPRQSQPLRAVPTREPGFLATRVWPTLERLRVIQPEEWDVLTQGSPVRRAGLEGLRRNARTNLENGQA, encoded by the coding sequence ATGGCAGGCATCAAGGACGAGGTCGTCCGCCGCGCGCAAGCCGAAGGGTTCGATTTGGTCGGCGTTTGCGCCGCCGAGGCACCCGCGACTTGGCCGCAATACGCCGAATGGGTCGCGAAGGGCTTCCACGGCGAGATGACGTACTTGGCGAAGTCACTGGACCTGCGTAAAGATCTGGAAGGGCTCTTGCCGGGAGCGCGCTCGGTGCTCGCTTTCGCTCTCAACTACAACCAGCCGAACCCGCCTGTAAACGGCGTGCCGCGGATCGCACGCTATGCGCTGGGTCGCGACTACCATAAAGTCTTAAGGTCTAAACTTAAACGCATCGGGACTTGGCTTGAGGAGCGCGAAACTTGCCGCTGGCGAGTCTGCGTTGACTCCGCCCCGATCCTGGAGCGTGAGTTCGCGCACCGAGCCGGCCTGGGCTGGTTCGGAAAGAACAGCATGCTCATAAACTCGCAGCGGGGCAGTTGGTTCTTGATCGGCCTGCTCCTCACGAGCCTCTCGCTGGAGCCGGATCGACCGGCGATAGGCGGGTGCGGGCGTTGCCGTGCCTGCATAGACGCATGCCCGACCGGGTGCATCGTGTTCGAGGACGGGCGGTGGCAAATCGAGGCGCGGCGCTGCATCAGCTATCTCACCATCGAGAAGAAGGGGGACATCGACCCCGAACTGAAAGGGCTGGTGGGTGACTGGACCTTCGGGTGCGATGTATGCCAGGAGGTTTGCCCCTTCAACCAGCCGCGCCAGTCCCAACCGCTGCGAGCCGTCCCGACGCGCGAACCTGGCTTCCTGGCCACGCGCGTCTGGCCAACCTTGGAGCGCCTTCGCGTGATCCAACCCGAGGAGTGGGACGTGTTGACGCAAGGCTCGCCTGTGCGGCGCGCGGGGCTGGAGGGGTTGCGCCGGAATGCGCGGACCAACCTCGAAAACGGTCAGGCTTGA
- the rsmA gene encoding ribosomal RNA small subunit methyltransferase A: protein MLPDEFRMPPMGPEEGDGARIQGTASERQEPLSALLARHGLRADKRLGQHFLTSTRVTGAITGRLGGVRGVLEVGPGPGVLTGPISRLVEETVAIELDPRFLPVLAESAPDARVVLGDALEEPGDGFYGLLTSLPRPRAIVSNMPYNITGPLLDRICSRPELIDRAVLMMQREVGEKILAAAGDSGRGALSVVLQADYEIRRVCLVPPGAFLPPPKVESIVLEFAPRPDRIQNLEAFRSTVRAAFRQPRKTLKNNLPTVAAADFERAGVSPSLRPHELAEAQWLALCRAIDREG, encoded by the coding sequence GTGCTTCCCGACGAATTCCGAATGCCGCCGATGGGGCCGGAAGAAGGTGACGGTGCACGTATTCAAGGAACGGCTTCAGAGCGGCAAGAGCCGCTGAGCGCCCTTTTGGCCCGCCACGGATTGCGGGCCGATAAGAGGCTTGGCCAACACTTTCTCACGTCCACCCGCGTCACAGGCGCCATTACGGGCCGTCTGGGCGGCGTTCGTGGCGTGCTCGAGGTCGGGCCCGGCCCGGGCGTCCTGACCGGCCCCATCTCCCGGCTGGTCGAGGAAACCGTCGCCATCGAGCTGGATCCCCGCTTCCTTCCCGTCTTGGCCGAATCGGCGCCGGACGCGCGCGTCGTACTCGGGGACGCCCTTGAGGAGCCTGGCGACGGCTTTTACGGGCTTCTCACGTCCCTTCCCCGCCCAAGGGCCATCGTCTCGAACATGCCGTATAACATAACGGGGCCTTTGCTCGACCGCATTTGCTCGCGGCCAGAACTGATCGACCGGGCGGTCTTAATGATGCAGCGCGAGGTGGGAGAAAAAATCCTTGCTGCCGCAGGGGATTCGGGCCGGGGAGCCCTCTCGGTCGTCCTGCAGGCCGACTACGAGATTCGTCGGGTCTGCCTCGTCCCCCCGGGCGCGTTTCTGCCGCCCCCCAAAGTCGAGAGCATCGTCCTGGAATTCGCCCCCAGACCCGATCGGATTCAGAACCTCGAGGCGTTCCGCTCGACAGTGCGAGCCGCCTTCCGTCAACCCCGAAAGACGCTGAAGAACAATTTGCCCACGGTCGCCGCCGCAGACTTTGAGAGGGCCGGCGTTTCGCCTTCGCTGCGCCCGCACGAACTGGCCGAGGCCCAGTGGCTCGCGCTTTGCCGGGCGATTGACCGGGAAGGTTGA
- a CDS encoding 3D domain-containing protein, with translation MRVKLILATTVCLLMLPMSGRAEIVTSLGKLQMVKRYRTKVLDHATEYRFSRDLVGGRMRKAQEGRKGEIKVRVDAVMVGDKPIFREETVVSQTEAQPEIFEIGRPGFNTSRGSFSRARVMQMTSTAYTPYDGSSTGRTATGRRAGYGIVAVDPRVISLGTLVYVEGYGFALAADTGGAIKGNKIDVCFPTNSECRRWGRKKVTVHVFKERLQSGKSR, from the coding sequence ATGCGAGTGAAACTCATATTGGCGACGACGGTCTGTCTGCTCATGCTGCCCATGTCGGGCCGGGCGGAGATTGTAACGAGCCTAGGAAAACTGCAGATGGTCAAGCGCTATCGAACGAAAGTGCTGGACCACGCTACTGAATATCGTTTTAGCCGCGATCTCGTCGGGGGCCGGATGCGCAAAGCGCAAGAAGGCCGGAAGGGAGAGATCAAGGTTCGGGTCGACGCGGTGATGGTCGGTGACAAGCCGATTTTCCGCGAAGAGACAGTCGTTTCGCAGACCGAAGCGCAACCCGAAATCTTCGAGATCGGCCGGCCAGGCTTCAACACGAGCCGCGGCAGCTTCTCGCGGGCTAGAGTCATGCAGATGACGTCGACAGCCTACACGCCCTACGACGGCAGCAGTACAGGAAGGACTGCGACAGGTCGGCGCGCAGGCTATGGAATCGTGGCGGTAGATCCAAGAGTGATCTCCCTGGGAACCCTTGTTTACGTAGAAGGCTACGGATTCGCGCTTGCCGCGGATACGGGCGGCGCGATCAAGGGGAATAAAATCGACGTGTGCTTCCCGACGAATTCCGAATGCCGCCGATGGGGCCGGAAGAAGGTGACGGTGCACGTATTCAAGGAACGGCTTCAGAGCGGCAAGAGCCGCTGA
- the ligA gene encoding NAD-dependent DNA ligase LigA, giving the protein MEAAQRAAWLREEIERHNRLYYLEDKPQISDDEYDRLFHELVALEEEHPSLRTPDSPTQRVGGPPVEKFHPHKHREPMLSLDNAFQDASLVAFDERIKRLLNRTDDIDYFVELKFDGLSISLTYVDGDLTVGATRGDGTTGEDVTANIRTVQGIPFRLPEPYPGVLEIRGEALMFKSVFAKLNASRVERGLEAFVNPRNAAAGGLRQLDSRLTAERRLSFFAYGFGAAEGPEALPDTQSGRLAWLAGQGFPTRPEARICRGIQEVIDFGHALRGQREALPFGIDGFVVKVDSVRLQQEVGWTSRSPRWAIAAKFPAEQAFTVLDGIELQVGRTGTVTPVAVLRPVFVGGVTVTRATLHNYDELSRKDLRVGDTVIVQRAGDVIPEVVGPVLEKRPSEARPPTPPIECPACRTPLVRAEGAVALRCPNKRGCPAQIQAKLEHFVSRGGMDVEGLGSKQIERFLGLGWLADVPGIYHLHERRAEMVDLERMGEQSVTNLLTAIEASKTRPFDRFIFALGIPQVGSRTAHDLALAFGSIEAFRHATFDRLLNVPDIGPLTASQIEEWLEQPESQGLLDALLAAGVRPIEAEAPSGTLFAGQVVVFTGSLERFARADAEALVVRQGGKATSSVSKATTLVVAGPGAGSKLEKAEKLGIEVIDEETFLAMLPEGAL; this is encoded by the coding sequence GTGGAAGCGGCGCAACGCGCAGCCTGGTTGCGAGAGGAGATCGAGCGGCATAACCGGCTCTACTATCTGGAGGACAAGCCCCAGATTTCGGACGATGAATACGACCGGCTCTTCCACGAGTTGGTCGCGCTCGAAGAAGAGCACCCGTCCCTCCGCACGCCTGACAGCCCGACTCAAAGGGTCGGCGGGCCGCCGGTCGAGAAGTTTCATCCCCACAAGCACCGCGAGCCCATGCTCTCGCTCGACAACGCCTTCCAGGACGCTAGCCTGGTGGCGTTCGACGAGCGCATCAAGCGTTTGCTCAACCGCACCGATGATATCGACTACTTTGTAGAACTAAAGTTTGACGGACTCTCCATTTCCCTGACTTATGTCGACGGGGACTTGACCGTGGGGGCGACGCGTGGAGACGGAACCACGGGCGAGGACGTGACCGCGAACATCCGGACCGTTCAGGGCATTCCCTTTCGGCTCCCGGAGCCCTACCCCGGAGTTCTGGAGATCCGGGGCGAGGCACTTATGTTCAAGTCAGTCTTCGCAAAGCTGAACGCAAGCCGGGTTGAACGGGGCCTTGAAGCCTTTGTCAACCCGCGCAACGCGGCGGCTGGAGGGCTACGCCAATTGGATAGCCGGCTCACGGCGGAGCGCCGGCTCTCGTTTTTCGCCTACGGGTTCGGCGCGGCGGAGGGACCGGAAGCATTGCCTGACACCCAATCCGGCCGGTTGGCGTGGCTGGCCGGGCAGGGATTCCCGACCCGCCCAGAAGCGAGGATTTGTCGCGGAATCCAAGAGGTCATCGACTTTGGCCATGCCCTCCGCGGGCAACGCGAGGCCCTCCCATTCGGAATCGATGGCTTCGTCGTGAAAGTGGACAGTGTCCGCCTGCAGCAGGAAGTCGGGTGGACCTCGCGCAGTCCCCGCTGGGCCATTGCGGCGAAGTTCCCTGCGGAGCAGGCCTTCACCGTGTTGGACGGCATTGAACTCCAAGTTGGCCGAACGGGCACCGTCACCCCCGTGGCCGTCCTTCGGCCGGTCTTCGTCGGCGGTGTTACCGTGACCCGCGCGACCTTGCACAACTACGATGAGCTGAGCCGCAAGGACCTTCGTGTGGGCGACACCGTGATCGTCCAGCGTGCGGGCGATGTCATCCCGGAAGTCGTGGGGCCAGTCTTGGAGAAGCGGCCGAGCGAGGCTCGACCCCCGACCCCGCCCATCGAGTGCCCCGCATGCCGGACGCCGCTGGTCCGCGCTGAAGGCGCGGTGGCGCTCCGCTGCCCGAACAAGCGCGGGTGCCCCGCGCAGATCCAAGCCAAGTTGGAACACTTCGTCTCGCGCGGCGGCATGGACGTCGAAGGGCTTGGAAGCAAGCAGATCGAAAGGTTTCTAGGGCTCGGGTGGCTCGCAGACGTGCCCGGCATTTACCACTTGCACGAGCGCCGCGCAGAGATGGTCGATTTGGAAAGGATGGGGGAGCAAAGTGTTACAAATCTCCTGACTGCCATCGAGGCTTCCAAGACGCGTCCGTTCGATCGATTTATCTTCGCGCTAGGAATTCCACAAGTCGGTTCCCGCACCGCCCATGACCTCGCCTTGGCCTTCGGCTCCATTGAAGCCTTCCGGCACGCGACCTTCGACCGTCTACTTAACGTGCCAGATATCGGCCCGTTGACGGCGAGCCAGATCGAAGAATGGCTGGAACAGCCGGAGAGCCAAGGGCTGCTCGATGCCTTGCTTGCCGCGGGTGTACGCCCAATCGAAGCCGAAGCTCCAAGCGGGACGCTCTTCGCTGGACAAGTCGTAGTTTTCACGGGCAGTCTTGAACGGTTCGCCCGGGCCGATGCGGAAGCCTTGGTCGTGCGGCAAGGGGGCAAGGCCACGAGTTCCGTCAGCAAGGCGACGACCCTCGTCGTCGCCGGCCCGGGTGCCGGGTCGAAACTCGAGAAGGCGGAAAAACTTGGCATAGAGGTCATCGATGAGGAAACCTTCCTCGCCATGTTGCCCGAGGGGGCGCTCTGA
- a CDS encoding AI-2E family transporter, which translates to MTAVFFLWAVRGVLLPFILSGLIAVMLEPLAKGLRRIGLPSPLAAGVLTISFYAVLGLAIVSAAPFVATQAAVLYSEGARQWDELQSQSPDKTFAEVDKFLVRNEEVLRQFDLPTTRQGLIDKYIVPNRERLLETAQRFLTGGFASIFSIFGQLFLLSLTPIFVFFMLMDMDRLRAKLASYVPPSIRAGTVETVGQIVAVFKNYIRGLILNVMLYATVMTTVLYVLGVDYYFVLGVVVGTLYLIPIIGNIISSIIVFIVLVIGGQTGTEGSWFSFSEPWQYGLAILTVMFLVGTAYDTIITPNIVGRAVKLNPLLGVFVVFAASALFGLPGMLVAYPLAGAIKIAVMKLLRVSTSDDTGLRLPSVPLRHRQLAEA; encoded by the coding sequence GTGACGGCGGTCTTTTTCCTTTGGGCCGTCAGGGGTGTGCTCCTTCCCTTCATCCTCTCGGGCCTTATCGCGGTGATGCTCGAGCCCTTGGCGAAGGGGTTGCGACGCATCGGCCTCCCCTCTCCCCTTGCCGCCGGCGTCCTCACGATCTCCTTTTACGCGGTGCTCGGCCTGGCCATCGTTTCCGCCGCGCCCTTCGTCGCGACCCAAGCGGCCGTGCTTTACTCCGAAGGGGCCAGACAGTGGGATGAATTGCAGAGTCAGTCTCCTGACAAGACCTTTGCCGAAGTCGACAAGTTCCTTGTCCGAAACGAAGAGGTGCTTCGGCAGTTCGACCTGCCGACGACGCGGCAGGGGCTGATTGACAAGTATATCGTTCCAAACCGGGAACGTTTGCTGGAGACTGCACAACGGTTCTTGACGGGCGGATTCGCCTCGATCTTCAGCATCTTCGGCCAATTGTTCCTGCTTTCATTAACGCCGATCTTTGTGTTCTTCATGTTGATGGACATGGATCGGTTGCGCGCGAAACTGGCTAGTTATGTCCCACCTTCCATCCGCGCCGGGACAGTCGAAACGGTCGGCCAGATCGTAGCCGTCTTTAAGAACTACATTCGGGGCCTTATCCTGAACGTTATGCTCTACGCCACGGTCATGACGACGGTGCTCTACGTGTTAGGCGTCGACTATTATTTCGTCCTAGGCGTCGTGGTCGGCACCCTTTACCTCATCCCGATCATTGGCAACATCATCAGCTCTATCATCGTCTTTATCGTGCTTGTCATCGGCGGACAGACCGGCACGGAAGGGAGCTGGTTCTCCTTCAGCGAGCCGTGGCAATATGGCCTCGCGATCCTCACAGTGATGTTCCTTGTCGGCACTGCCTACGACACAATCATCACGCCAAACATTGTTGGGCGTGCCGTGAAGCTGAATCCCCTTCTCGGTGTATTCGTGGTCTTTGCCGCCAGCGCGCTTTTCGGCCTACCCGGCATGCTCGTCGCCTACCCTCTCGCAGGGGCCATCAAGATCGCGGTCATGAAGCTCCTTCGGGTCAGCACGAGCGACGACACCGGGCTTCGGCTGCCTTCGGTTCCTTTGCGCCACCGTCAGCTCGCCGAGGCCTAG
- a CDS encoding YtxH domain-containing protein, with translation MNGNDDKNALVYLLAGFGLGALLGAVAGLLFAPKAGTETREQLADRLKDLKGKTEEWIAEQRSKKLTHGHEEIGA, from the coding sequence ATGAACGGTAACGACGATAAGAACGCATTGGTCTACCTGCTGGCCGGATTTGGCCTTGGTGCGCTCCTGGGCGCGGTGGCTGGCCTGCTGTTCGCCCCGAAGGCGGGCACCGAGACTCGCGAACAACTCGCCGATCGGCTCAAGGACCTGAAAGGCAAGACCGAAGAGTGGATTGCCGAGCAGCGCTCTAAGAAGCTGACCCACGGCCACGAAGAAATCGGCGCATAA
- the mnmA gene encoding tRNA 2-thiouridine(34) synthase MnmA — MPRRRTVCVAMSGGVDSAVVAGMLVRRGHDVVGVTMQIWQESQRDPRHSGCCSLGAVEDARRSARMLGIPHYVVDFKDAFKEAVIDEFIEEYGRGRTPNPCVTCNRKVKFDALLAKSRELGCDVLATGHYARIRRIQGRQRLMRARGAAKDQSYVLYAMTQAQLESVWFPLGEVPDKTETRRMARELGLPVADKPDSQEICFVSEVGGYREFLRRAKPEMFEEGELVGVGGQVIGRHGGVADFTIGQRRGLGIAAGRPLYVIGIDPVTRRVTLGDEGDLGQREVSVTDVAWSAFPPEAMPMRVKAKIRHMMEPRDAWLFAGSSHAGTDAASANAARLVFDRPVNAVTPGQIAVAYRGMTVVAGGTIAQSHPCPR; from the coding sequence GTGCCGCGGCGACGGACGGTCTGCGTCGCGATGTCCGGCGGGGTGGACAGCGCGGTCGTGGCGGGGATGCTCGTGCGCCGCGGCCACGACGTCGTCGGCGTGACCATGCAGATCTGGCAGGAGAGCCAGCGCGACCCGCGCCATTCTGGTTGCTGTTCGCTCGGCGCGGTCGAGGACGCCCGCCGTTCCGCCCGGATGCTGGGCATCCCCCACTACGTCGTCGACTTCAAGGACGCCTTCAAGGAGGCCGTCATCGACGAGTTCATCGAGGAATACGGCAGGGGGCGCACGCCAAACCCCTGCGTCACCTGCAACCGAAAGGTGAAGTTCGACGCGCTGCTTGCGAAGTCGCGCGAGCTGGGGTGCGACGTCTTGGCGACGGGGCACTACGCCCGCATCCGCAGGATCCAGGGGCGGCAGAGGTTGATGCGGGCGCGAGGCGCGGCGAAGGACCAGAGCTACGTGCTCTATGCCATGACCCAGGCGCAACTCGAATCAGTCTGGTTCCCGCTGGGCGAGGTGCCTGACAAGACGGAGACGCGCCGGATGGCGCGCGAACTCGGACTCCCCGTTGCGGACAAGCCGGATTCGCAGGAGATCTGCTTCGTCAGCGAGGTGGGCGGATACCGTGAGTTCTTGCGACGGGCCAAGCCGGAAATGTTCGAAGAAGGCGAGTTGGTGGGCGTGGGGGGCCAGGTGATCGGCCGGCACGGGGGAGTGGCGGACTTCACAATCGGCCAGCGGAGGGGTCTCGGCATCGCGGCCGGGCGCCCCCTCTACGTCATCGGCATCGATCCCGTCACCCGCCGCGTGACGCTCGGGGATGAAGGAGACCTCGGCCAGCGCGAAGTTTCGGTCACCGACGTCGCCTGGAGCGCCTTCCCCCCCGAGGCGATGCCGATGCGGGTGAAGGCGAAGATCCGCCACATGATGGAGCCCCGCGACGCCTGGCTCTTCGCAGGCTCAAGCCACGCTGGCACCGATGCGGCGTCAGCCAATGCGGCTCGCCTCGTCTTCGATAGGCCCGTGAACGCCGTGACTCCCGGCCAGATCGCGGTCGCGTACCGCGGGATGACCGTGGTCGCGGGCGGAACGATCGCGCAGTCTCACCCGTGTCCTCGTTGA